Proteins encoded in a region of the Trichosurus vulpecula isolate mTriVul1 chromosome 9, mTriVul1.pri, whole genome shotgun sequence genome:
- the LOC118831136 gene encoding olfactory receptor 13D1-like, with translation MDKGNYTAVTEFILIGLSQYPGLQLFLYVICLVMYLVILLGNSFLIVISILDPCLHTPMYFFLGNLSFLDICYTSASVPQILVNFMSDRRSISFTTCALQMFMSLGLGSTECLLLSVMAYDRYIAICNPLRYTIIMNKELCVQMAAWTWIIGCLNSLVQTTLAMMMPFCGNIIDHITSHLTVVVLFYGSALFMYMKPKSRESKTYDEIISLSYGVVTPMLNPIIYSLRNKEVKGAVEKILLRNLFLRKIRKI, from the exons ATGGACAAAGGGAATTACACAGCTGTGACTGAGTTTATCCTGATTGGACTTTCTCAGTACCCAGGCCTCCAGTTGTTTCTTTATGTGATCTGCCTAGTGATGTACCTGGTGATTCTTCTAGGAAACAGCTTCCTTATTGTCATCAGCATCCTGGATCCCTGCCTTCATACCCCTATGTACTTTTTCCTTGGGAACCTCTCCTTCCTGGATATCTGCTACACATCTGCCTCTGTTCCCCAAATTCTGGTTAATTTTATGTCTGACAGAAGATCCATTTCCTTCACGACATGTGCACTTCAGATGTTTATGTCCCTTGGATTGGGATCCACAGAGTGTCTGCTGCTGTCAGTTATGGCCTATGACAGGTACATAGCTATCTGTAATCCCCTAAGATATACCATCATCATGAATAAGGAACTCTGTGTGCAAATGGCTGCTTGGACTTGGATTATAGGGTGTCTGAACTCCCTGGTACAAACTACTCTTGCTATGATGATGCCGTTCTGTGGGAATATCATTGACCACATTACCT CCCACCTGACTGTGGTGGTCTTGTTCTATGGGTCCGCTCTTTTCATGTACATGAAGCCCAAGTCCAGGGAATCAAAGACTTATGATGAGATCATTTCACTGTCCTATGGAGTGGTTACCCCAATGCTGAACCCCATCATCTACAGCCTGAGGAACAAGGAGGTAAAGGGGGCTGTAGAGAAAATTCTATTGAGAAATCTATTCTTAAGAAAAATACGAAAAATCTGA